A portion of the Phyllopteryx taeniolatus isolate TA_2022b chromosome 15, UOR_Ptae_1.2, whole genome shotgun sequence genome contains these proteins:
- the arvcfa gene encoding splicing regulator ARVCF isoform X2, with the protein MPAQVKEEQSSEGPPALSPSQKAKHATVDRPSAANNSDEVDTSVASAMTSTNDSSTEAGTPLQTDTEELKAVDQQAEQTTPDDLQQENLQPSDASVRAEDEQIPEVEPSHAPVTTATQLLPQPSDPQPVTSDNQNRVYALPDGYRALGGDLRAGYGSLSRGSAALHGYWPSKNFQPGAHFTLPFLRDSYAPAGFSSPTGNDGLRDQSGNPVDVRNDHPAATYATLGGIHNFRPITTMELLREPSRTRSGYDDAFMAQLEGNLNPFFQAVCRAQTLQFPHKRSSMVSLDSIRRDPRWRDPNLREVISMLGHPMDPVKSNAAAYLQHLCYENERIKHEVRQLNGVPMLVDLLDHPKAEVHRKACGALRNISYGKDHNNKMAVKNCDGIQALVRLLRKTSSMEVKELVTGTLWNLSSHEPLKMTVINHGLQTLNEEIIIPHSGWRSEPGGGAEWTTVFKNTSGCLRNVSSDGAEARQRLRECEGLVDALLHALHSAVIRKDTDNKSVENCVCILRNLSYHVHKEVAGVERLQEPHVTQLMRSVAPHRKKNNDEPDCFGGKTPKEEWFSHGLKLLYQPEVVRLYLSLLGCSHNSNAVEAAAGALQNLAAGHWTWSSYIRATVRKEKGLPILVELLRSDVDKVVRAVAIALRNLAMDRRNKDLIGSYALRDLVSNLPCGQQRPAKNLEGDTVVSLLNTIHEIISDSQENARALIHGHAVQKLVAISRSSQSARETRAASHVLQTIWAYKDLRNALNKAGWNKSHFKPTATGAPKKSKSVKQSGDDITLPLMDKSQDMFSSSLETNDRVEDGIATVVERDAVPAISERKHFIRAGRPAVGLVDNKPPPLDSWV; encoded by the exons ATGCCTGCACAAGTCAAAGAG GAGCAGAGCTCAGAGGGGCCTCCTGCACTGTCGCCCTCGCAAAAGGCGAAACACGCGACGGTGGATCGGCCGTCCGCCGCCAACAACAGCGACGAAGTGGACACGTCCGTCGCCTCCGCCATGACGTCCACCAACGACAGCTCCACTGAGGCTGGCACGCCTCTGCAGACCGACACGGAG GAGTTGAAGGCTGTGGATCAGCAAGCCGAGCAGACGACGCCAGACGACTTGCAGCAGGAGAACCTTCAGCCGTCAGACGCGTCGGTCCGAGCAGAAGACGAGCAGATTCCTGAGGTTGAACCGTCTCACGCACCCGTGACGACAGCCACTCAACTGCTTCCTCAGCCCAGTGATCCTCAGCCGGTCACCTCGGACAACCAGAACCGGGTTTACGCCCTCCCCGACGGCTACAGAGCCCTCGGGGGGGATTTACGCGCCGGCTACGGCAGCCTGTCCCGTGGCAGCGCCGCCCTCCACGGCTACTGGCCGAGCAAAAACTTCCAGCCCGGGGCACACTTCACGTTGCCCTTCCTGAGGGACAGCTACGCCCCGGCGGGATTCAGCAGCCCGACGGGCAACGACGGCCTCAGGGACCAGTCTGGCAACCCCGTGGACGTGAGGAACGACCACCCGGCGGCGACTTACGCCACCTTGGGAGGGATTCACAACTTCAGGCCCATTACGACCATGGAGCTCCTCAGAGAGCCCTCCAGAACCAG AAGTGGCTACGATGACGCCTTCATGGCTCAGCTGGAGGGCAACCTGAACCCTTTCTTCCAGGCCGTGTGCCGAGCGCAGACCCTGCAGTTCCCCCACAAGCGCAGCAGCATGGTGAGCCTGGACAGCATCCGCAGGGACCCCCGCTGGAGGGACCCCAACCTGCGCGAGGTCATCTCCATGCTGGGCCACCCGATGGACCCGGTCAAGTCCAACGCCGCCGCCTACCTGCAGCACCTGTGCTACGAGAACGAGCGCATCAAGCACGAGGTGCGCCAGCTGAACGGCGTGCCCATGCTGGTGGACCTGCTGGACCACCCCAAAGCCGAAGTCCACCGAAAGGCCTGCGGAGCCCTGCGCAACATATCCTACGGGAAGGATCACAACAATAAAATGGCCGTCAAGAACTGCGACGGCATCCAGGCTTTGGTCCGACTGCTGAGGAAGACGAGCAGCATGGAGGTCAAAGAGTTAGTGACAG GCACCCTGTGGAACCTCTCGTCGCACGAGCCCCTGAAGATGACGGTCATCAACCACGGCCTGCAAACGCTCAACGAAGAGATCATCATCCCCCACTCGGGCTGGAGGAGCGAGCCGGGTGGAGGCGCCGAGTGGACCACCGTCTTCAAGAACACGTCGGGATGTCTGCG GAACGTCAGCTCGGACGGAGCCGAGGCCAGACAGCGGCTGAGGGAGTGCGAAGGGCTCGTGGATGCGCTATTGCACGCCCTTCACTCAGCTGTGATCAGAAAGGACACGGACAACAAG TCGGTGGAAAACTGCGTGTGCATCCTGCGAAACCTTTCCTACCACGTGCACAAGGAGGTGGCGGGCGTGGAGCGCCTGCAGGAGCCGCACGTCACGCAGCTCATGAGGTCAGTGGCGCCACACCGGAAGAAGAACAACGACGAGCCCGACTGCTTTGGAGGCAAAACACCCAAAG AGGAGTGGTTCAGTCATG GTTTGAAGTTGCTGTACCAGCCCGAGGTGGTGAGGCTTTACCTGTCTCTGCTCGGCTGCAGTCACAACAGCAACGCTGTGGAGGCGGCCGCCGGAGCCCTGCAGAACCTCGCCGCCGGACACTGGACC TGGTCCAGCTACATTCGGGCCACGGTGCGCAAAGAGAAGGGTCTGCCCATCCTGGTGGAGCTGCTGCGCTCCGACGTGGACAAAGTGGTGCGAGCGGTGGCCATCGCTCTCCGTAACCTGGCCATGGACCGACGCAATAAAGACCTGATAG GCAGCTACGCTCTGAGGGACCTGGTGTCCAATCTCCCGTGCGGCCAGCAGCGGCCGGCCAAGAATCTGGAAGGGGACACGGTGGTGTCGCTCCTCAACACCATTCACGAGATCATCAGCGACAGCCAGGAGAACGCGAGGGCGCTCATCCACGGGCACGCCGTCCAGAAACTGGTGGCCATCAGCAGATCGAG ccaATCAGCACGTGAAACTAGGGCCGCCTCCCACGTGCTACAGACCATCTGGGCCTACAAGGACCTGAGGAACGCCCTCAACAAGGCGGGCTGGAACAAAAGCCACTTTAAG CCGACAGCAACCGGAGCGCCGAAGAAATCCAAGAGTGTAAAGCAAAGCGGCGACGACATCACTTTGCCTCTCATGGACAAATCCCAAG
- the arvcfa gene encoding splicing regulator ARVCF isoform X1, with protein sequence MPAQVKEEQSSEGPPALSPSQKAKHATVDRPSAANNSDEVDTSVASAMTSTNDSSTEAGTPLQTDTEELKAVDQQAEQTTPDDLQQENLQPSDASVRAEDEQIPEVEPSHAPVTTATQLLPQPSDPQPVTSDNQNRVYALPDGYRALGGDLRAGYGSLSRGSAALHGYWPSKNFQPGAHFTLPFLRDSYAPAGFSSPTGNDGLRDQSGNPVDVRNDHPAATYATLGGIHNFRPITTMELLREPSRTRSGYDDAFMAQLEGNLNPFFQAVCRAQTLQFPHKRSSMVSLDSIRRDPRWRDPNLREVISMLGHPMDPVKSNAAAYLQHLCYENERIKHEVRQLNGVPMLVDLLDHPKAEVHRKACGALRNISYGKDHNNKMAVKNCDGIQALVRLLRKTSSMEVKELVTGTLWNLSSHEPLKMTVINHGLQTLNEEIIIPHSGWRSEPGGGAEWTTVFKNTSGCLRRCRCHRNVSSDGAEARQRLRECEGLVDALLHALHSAVIRKDTDNKSVENCVCILRNLSYHVHKEVAGVERLQEPHVTQLMRSVAPHRKKNNDEPDCFGGKTPKEEWFSHGLKLLYQPEVVRLYLSLLGCSHNSNAVEAAAGALQNLAAGHWTWSSYIRATVRKEKGLPILVELLRSDVDKVVRAVAIALRNLAMDRRNKDLIGSYALRDLVSNLPCGQQRPAKNLEGDTVVSLLNTIHEIISDSQENARALIHGHAVQKLVAISRSSQSARETRAASHVLQTIWAYKDLRNALNKAGWNKSHFKPTATGAPKKSKSVKQSGDDITLPLMDKSQDMFSSSLETNDRVEDGIATVVERDAVPAISERKHFIRAGRPAVGLVDNKPPPLDSWV encoded by the exons ATGCCTGCACAAGTCAAAGAG GAGCAGAGCTCAGAGGGGCCTCCTGCACTGTCGCCCTCGCAAAAGGCGAAACACGCGACGGTGGATCGGCCGTCCGCCGCCAACAACAGCGACGAAGTGGACACGTCCGTCGCCTCCGCCATGACGTCCACCAACGACAGCTCCACTGAGGCTGGCACGCCTCTGCAGACCGACACGGAG GAGTTGAAGGCTGTGGATCAGCAAGCCGAGCAGACGACGCCAGACGACTTGCAGCAGGAGAACCTTCAGCCGTCAGACGCGTCGGTCCGAGCAGAAGACGAGCAGATTCCTGAGGTTGAACCGTCTCACGCACCCGTGACGACAGCCACTCAACTGCTTCCTCAGCCCAGTGATCCTCAGCCGGTCACCTCGGACAACCAGAACCGGGTTTACGCCCTCCCCGACGGCTACAGAGCCCTCGGGGGGGATTTACGCGCCGGCTACGGCAGCCTGTCCCGTGGCAGCGCCGCCCTCCACGGCTACTGGCCGAGCAAAAACTTCCAGCCCGGGGCACACTTCACGTTGCCCTTCCTGAGGGACAGCTACGCCCCGGCGGGATTCAGCAGCCCGACGGGCAACGACGGCCTCAGGGACCAGTCTGGCAACCCCGTGGACGTGAGGAACGACCACCCGGCGGCGACTTACGCCACCTTGGGAGGGATTCACAACTTCAGGCCCATTACGACCATGGAGCTCCTCAGAGAGCCCTCCAGAACCAG AAGTGGCTACGATGACGCCTTCATGGCTCAGCTGGAGGGCAACCTGAACCCTTTCTTCCAGGCCGTGTGCCGAGCGCAGACCCTGCAGTTCCCCCACAAGCGCAGCAGCATGGTGAGCCTGGACAGCATCCGCAGGGACCCCCGCTGGAGGGACCCCAACCTGCGCGAGGTCATCTCCATGCTGGGCCACCCGATGGACCCGGTCAAGTCCAACGCCGCCGCCTACCTGCAGCACCTGTGCTACGAGAACGAGCGCATCAAGCACGAGGTGCGCCAGCTGAACGGCGTGCCCATGCTGGTGGACCTGCTGGACCACCCCAAAGCCGAAGTCCACCGAAAGGCCTGCGGAGCCCTGCGCAACATATCCTACGGGAAGGATCACAACAATAAAATGGCCGTCAAGAACTGCGACGGCATCCAGGCTTTGGTCCGACTGCTGAGGAAGACGAGCAGCATGGAGGTCAAAGAGTTAGTGACAG GCACCCTGTGGAACCTCTCGTCGCACGAGCCCCTGAAGATGACGGTCATCAACCACGGCCTGCAAACGCTCAACGAAGAGATCATCATCCCCCACTCGGGCTGGAGGAGCGAGCCGGGTGGAGGCGCCGAGTGGACCACCGTCTTCAAGAACACGTCGGGATGTCTGCG ACGATGTCGTTGCCATAGGAACGTCAGCTCGGACGGAGCCGAGGCCAGACAGCGGCTGAGGGAGTGCGAAGGGCTCGTGGATGCGCTATTGCACGCCCTTCACTCAGCTGTGATCAGAAAGGACACGGACAACAAG TCGGTGGAAAACTGCGTGTGCATCCTGCGAAACCTTTCCTACCACGTGCACAAGGAGGTGGCGGGCGTGGAGCGCCTGCAGGAGCCGCACGTCACGCAGCTCATGAGGTCAGTGGCGCCACACCGGAAGAAGAACAACGACGAGCCCGACTGCTTTGGAGGCAAAACACCCAAAG AGGAGTGGTTCAGTCATG GTTTGAAGTTGCTGTACCAGCCCGAGGTGGTGAGGCTTTACCTGTCTCTGCTCGGCTGCAGTCACAACAGCAACGCTGTGGAGGCGGCCGCCGGAGCCCTGCAGAACCTCGCCGCCGGACACTGGACC TGGTCCAGCTACATTCGGGCCACGGTGCGCAAAGAGAAGGGTCTGCCCATCCTGGTGGAGCTGCTGCGCTCCGACGTGGACAAAGTGGTGCGAGCGGTGGCCATCGCTCTCCGTAACCTGGCCATGGACCGACGCAATAAAGACCTGATAG GCAGCTACGCTCTGAGGGACCTGGTGTCCAATCTCCCGTGCGGCCAGCAGCGGCCGGCCAAGAATCTGGAAGGGGACACGGTGGTGTCGCTCCTCAACACCATTCACGAGATCATCAGCGACAGCCAGGAGAACGCGAGGGCGCTCATCCACGGGCACGCCGTCCAGAAACTGGTGGCCATCAGCAGATCGAG ccaATCAGCACGTGAAACTAGGGCCGCCTCCCACGTGCTACAGACCATCTGGGCCTACAAGGACCTGAGGAACGCCCTCAACAAGGCGGGCTGGAACAAAAGCCACTTTAAG CCGACAGCAACCGGAGCGCCGAAGAAATCCAAGAGTGTAAAGCAAAGCGGCGACGACATCACTTTGCCTCTCATGGACAAATCCCAAG
- the zdhhc8a gene encoding palmitoyltransferase ZDHHC8B has product MAGSGADSLPASAFIPVCTAACLLVGSTSLFFVFTCPWLAVTICPAVPPCCAVLFLFVLANFTMATFMDAGVLPIADEDEDKDDEFRAPLYKNVDVRGIQVRMKWCASCHFYRPPRCSHCSVCDRCVEDFDHHCPWVNNCIGRRNYRYFFLFLLSLTGHMVCVFSLGLIFVLHHSDQLWKLHCTVTLVVISISGLFLLPVLGLTGFHLFLVSRGRTTNEQVTGKFRGGVNPFTRGCCNNLEYLVCSPISPTYYARPRKKSVIHIRPPFLRPELDRQLSVKVSDNGKHSRASAGPEPQKSPPPLPPKPDRGLLKSHLAAMEEMHHHTKSIIPVSIPTVPQLRPVLEAISRGSSPIPPEQLLKTSEPPGDSKGPAIRLDTKGSPLRGALPPSLPPLQAASLSGAMTLSSRSLSLKHGGRHMIAKSQANHGSSSSYDTLVATADPQCRPHRGPPAVGYFMSLGPDVGVAQRGPHAYSPVFVGVARHSPQPREPSPSLQGLSSRDPSSPSFLGFIQREPLPTFQDLLSRELSPAGLPMKAQSLRDGLRDVSLTPQKSAAPTASSRFDGLSKALVASINERREMEEREQTLRLHARSQALYGPDACVYDIPCRRSLPPDPGRPQGARGPTPPAYGSREFLMSTGVLGYGPRTSPLSSSSASSLARGPKPRSSSPVYCPSERPPVPPSTCTLPRLPSCSTASSNPPYALYGTAKRSSLTTTSSEGKDS; this is encoded by the exons ATGGCCGGCAGCGGCGCCGACTCGCTCCCAGCGTCCGCCTTCATCCCGGTGTGCACCGCCGCTTGCCTCCTGGTGGGCTCCACTTCACTCTTCTTCGTCTTCAC ATGCCCGTGGCTGGCAGTGACCATCTGCCCTGCCGTGCCGCCGTGCTGCGCCgtccttttcctttttgtgcTGGCCAACTTCACCATGGCGACGTTTATGGACGCCGGCGTTCTCCCGATAG CCGACGAGGATGAGGACAAGGACGACGAGTTCCGGGCGCCCCTTTACAAGAACGTGGACGTGAGGGGCATCCAGGTGCGGATGAAGTGGTGCGCCTCCTGTCACTTCTACAGGCCGCCGCGGTGCTCACACTGCAGCGTGTGCGATCGCTGCGTGGAG GATTTTGACCACCACTGTCCGTGGGTGAACAACTGCATCGGGAGGCGCAACTACCGctacttcttcctcttcctgttgTCCCTGACCGGTCACATGGTTTGCGTGTTCAGCTTGGGCCTCATCTTCGTGCTGCACCACTCGGACCAGCTTTGGAAGCTGCACTGCACCGTCAC TTTGGTCGTGATCAGCATATCGGGCCTATTTCTCCTTCCGGTTCTGGGCCTGACGGGGTTCCACCTATTCCTGGTGTCCAGGGGACGCACCACCAATGAACAA GTCACCGGGAAGTTTCGGGGAGGAGTCAATCCGTTCACGCGTGGTTGCTGTAACAATCTGGAGTACTTGGTGTGCAGTCCCATCTCGCCGAC GTACTATGCAAGGCCCCGCAAGAAGTCTGTGATCCACATTCGGCCTCCCTTCCTGAGACCGGAGCTTGACAGGCAGCTGTCAGTCAAAGTGAGCGACAACGGCAAACACAGCAGAGCCTCTGCCGGACCGGAACCGCAGAAAAGTCCGCCCCCGTTGCCGCCCAAACCAGACCGCGGGCTGCTGAAAAGTCACCTAGCTGCCATGGAAG AGATGCACCACCACACCAAATCCATCATCCCGGTCTCCATTCCCACGGTGCCTCAGCTGCGACCCGTCCTGGAGGCCATATCCCGAGGATCGTCACCCATTCCTCCGGAGCAG CTACTGAAGACCTCCGAGCCACCAGGGGACAGCAAAGGTCCGGCCATCCGCTTGGACACCAAGGGAAGCCCCTTGAGGGGAGCATTGCCCCCCTCGTTGCCCCCCTTGCAGGCTGCCTCCCTCTCAGGGGCCATGACGCTCAGCTCGCGTTCCCTCAGCCTCAAACACGGCGGGCGCCACATGATCGCCAAGTCCCAGGCCAACCACGGCAGCAGCAGCTCCTACGACACCCTCGTCGCCACCGCGGACCCTCAGTGTCGCCCCCACAGAGGGCCTCCCGCGGTGGGCTACTTCATGAGCCTGGGTCCCGACGTGGGCGTGGCGCAGCGCGGCCCTCACGCCTACAGCCCCGTCTTCGTGGGCGTCGCCCGTCATTCCCCTCAGCCCAGAGAACCGTCGCCTTCTCTGCAGGGTCTGTCGTCGCGAGACCCCTCGTCGCCGTCCTTCCTGGGCTTCATCCAAAGAGAGCCTTTGCCCACTTTCCAGGACCTCCTGTCCAGGGAGCTTAGCCCAGCGGGTCTGCCCATGAAGGCCCAAAGTCTACGAGACGGCCTGCGGGACGTGAGTTTGACTCCTCAGAAGTCCGCCGCTCCCACTGCGTCGTCCCGCTTCGACGGCCTCTCCAAAGCCCTCGTGGCGTCCATTAACGAGCGGCGCGAGATGGAGGAGAGGGAGCAGACGCTGCGCCTCCACGCCCGATCCCAGGCTCTGTACGGACCGGACGCCTGCGTCTACGACATCCCCTGCCGGCGGAGTCTGCCGCCGGACCCCGGCCGACCGCAGGGCGCTCGGGGCCCCACCCCGCCGGCGTACGGCTCCCGGGAGTTCCTGATGAGCACGGGCGTCTTGGGGTACGGCCCCAGGACGTCGCCCCTCTCCAGCTCCTCCGCGTCGTCGCTCGCCCGGGGCCCCAAACCGCGCTCCTCTTCGCCAGTCTACTGCCCCTCTGAGAGACCGCCCGTCCCCCCCTCTACATGCACGCTCCCCCGTTTGCCCTCCTGCTCCACAGCCTCCTCCAACCCCCCTTACGCACTCTACGGGACAGCCAAACGCTCCTCGCTCACCACCACCTCCTCCGAGGGGAAGGACTCGTGA
- the LOC133490332 gene encoding beta-3 adrenergic receptor — translation MDVELVESIVRALAFLAGIIGNNCVAISSIPSKTSGICANETLFINFAVSNLITNYLVDLPDAIADRWFLGEAYCSILRFCADLSETSSIFTTFFISTFWHQKPVGSLKRGGAPIKMDKVGLVLSLLADSWATALAFSVPHFFFVSVEATIESEEDCVDVFPDAISRWTYDIIYLMLANALPLAGMLFTSGQIVVTLLKNQQCIRTPFTGPAPPRRPPVYTRVPAPAASGAPPGPSKPGQVRSGKPNSSSQVRVAKSVVAVASVFLVCWLTHLLLRITNNFHTSSLVVEVASYIAASYTCTMPYIFLHGVKKLTCPCKKYRGRGGRNKQLDCISTAALVHNVFILMSLSHRFDSCKGNRVKLNQIKI, via the exons ATGGACGTGGAGTTGGTCGAATCCATCGTCCGAGCGCTCGCGTTCCTGGCAGGGATCATTGGTAACAACTGCGTGGCCATCAGCTCCATCCCCTCCAAGACATCTGGCATTTGCGCCAACGAGACGCTCTTCATCAACTTTGCGGTCTCCAACCTCATCACCAACTACCTGGTGGACCTTCCCGACGCCATCGCCGACCGCTGGTTCCTGGGTGAGGCCTACTGCAGCATTTTACGCTTCTGCGCCGACCTGTCGGAGACAAgcagcatcttcaccaccttcTTCATCAGCACCTTCTGGCACCAGAAGCCGGTGGGCTCCCTGAAGCGGGGAGGCGCCCCCATCAAGATGGACAAGGTTGGCCTGGTGCTGAGCCTTCTGGCCGACAGCTGGGCCACAGCTTTGGCCTTCAGCGTGCCGCACTTCTTCTTCGTGAGCGTGGAGGCGACCATCGAGAGCGAGGAGGACTGCGTGGACGTCTTCCCGGATGCCATCTCCAGATGGACCTACGACATCATCTACCTGATGCTGGCCAACGCCCTGCCTCTCGCCGGGATGCTGTTCACCAGCGGTCAGATCGTGGTGACGTTGCTGAAGAACCAGCAGTGCATCCGAA CACCGTTTACAGGCCCAGCGCCGCCTCGCCGACCCCCCGTCTACACGAGGGTGCCCGCCCCCGCTGCCTCCGGAGCTCCGCCCGGGCCCTCCAAGCCCGGCCAGGTGCGCTCGGGGAAGCCCAACTCCAGCTCCCAGGTGCGGGTGGCCAAAAGTGTGGTGGCGGTGGCCAGCGTGTTCCTGGTGTGCTGGCTGACTCATCTGCTGCTGCGTATCACCAACAACTTCCACACCTCCTCGCTGGTGGTGGAGGTGGCCAGCTACATCGCCGCCTCCTACACCTGCACAATGCCTTACATATTCCTGCACGGAGTCAAAAAGCTCACATGCCCGTGCAAAAAAtacagggggcggggggggagaaATAAGCAGTTAGACTGCATCTCAACTGCAGCTCTGGTTCACAATGTCTTTATTCTAATGTCCCTTAGTCATCGTTTCGATTCTTGCAAAGGG